Genomic window (Streptomyces liliiviolaceus):
TGGGCGGCGGTGTGCGGGTCGGGGTGTTCCAGCAGGTCGGTGGTGGCGCCGTACAGTCCTTCGGACTTCCTGGCCCCTCCCTTCTGCCGGGGGACCGATTCGGTCCCCGGCCCGAGCGGGATCTGCGGGCGGCAGGCTGCTCGCTCGTGGGGCTGGGGGCGTCCGTCGGATGCGGGCGTGGCGTTCAAAAGGGTTCCTTGGAGGTGGTTCAGGCTCGTACGGCGACGAGCCGGGGCTGTTCCGGCATGGGTGACACCTGTGCGTTTCCTGGTCGGCGCGGGGAGAGGGAGGGGGCCACCGGGTGGCCCTGGCGCTTGTAGCCGAGGCCGTCGGCAGAGAGGCGCTCGCCTCCCGGTCCCGGGCCCAGATCCCCCATCGGTTCGCCGCCCTACCCTGCGTGCTCGGTTCGTACGGCCTGTTCGGTGCGCCCGGTCGGCAGCTCGCGGGCGCCCGGGACGCGTCGGCCGGTGGGGGCCTTCGCCACCTCCGCCACCGCGTCGGCGAGCCGGTCCAGTACCGCGGTCGTCTGCTCGTCGGTGATCGTGAGGGGTGGAAGCAGGCGCACCACGCCGGCGTGCCGGCCGCCCAGTTCCACGATCAGTCCGCGTCGCAGGCACTCCCGCTGCACGGCGGCGGCCAGTTCGGGCGCGGCGGGAGGAGGCCCTCCGGCGGTCGCGGGCGGCTTCTCGGGCTCCACGAACTCGACGCCGATCATCAGTCCTCGGCCGCGCACCTCCCCGACACAGTCGAAGTCCGACTCCAGAGAGCGGAGTTGGCCGATCATGCGGTCGCCCAGGGCGGCGGCGCGCTCGGCGAGCCGGTTCTCGCGGACGTACGCGAGGGTCGCGGCGCCCGCCGCCATGGCGAGTTGGTTGCCGCGGAACGTGCCGGCGTGGGCGCCCGGTTCCCATACGTCGAGGTCGTCGCGGTAGACGACGACGGCCAGCGGCAAGCTGCCGCCGATGGCCTTGGACAGGACCATCACGTCGGGGGTGACGCCGCTGTGCTCGACCGCCCAGAAGGTGCCGGTCCGGCCGACCCCCGTCTGCACCTCGTCGGCGATCAGTGGAATGGAGCGTGCCGCGGTGATCTCCCGTATCCGCCGCATCCAGTCGTCGCGGGCCGGGATCACCCCGCCCTCGCCCTGCACGGGTTCGAGGATCATGGCCGCGGGACTCGTCACCCCGGATTTCGTGTCGTCGAGGAGGGACTGCGTCCAGCGGGCGGCGAGTTCGGCCCCTTGCTCTCCGCCGACCCCGAACGGGCAGCGGTAGTCCTGCGGATAGGGCAGGCGGGTGACTCGTACGTCCGGGGCGCCTCCGGATGCTGCGAGCGCCCCCTCTGTCATCCCGTGATAGGCACCCGTGAAGGCGAGGATTCCGTTGCGTCCGGTCGCGGTGCGTACCAGTTTCAGCGCCGCCTCCACGGCGTCCGTGCCCGCGGGGCCGCAGAACTGCACACGCGCGCGGTCGGCG
Coding sequences:
- a CDS encoding diaminobutyrate--2-oxoglutarate transaminase family protein, whose protein sequence is MAVTESAPGAAPATQEAAGAGTTHEAAGARRQQNPTARTAYETATVRTVHENATARAAQEGILRRQSARESAARTYARSLPIVPVRARGLTIEGADGSRYLDCLSGAGTLALGHNHPVVLEAVRKVLDSGAPLHVLDLATPVKDAFTTELFRTLPPGLADRARVQFCGPAGTDAVEAALKLVRTATGRNGILAFTGAYHGMTEGALAASGGAPDVRVTRLPYPQDYRCPFGVGGEQGAELAARWTQSLLDDTKSGVTSPAAMILEPVQGEGGVIPARDDWMRRIREITAARSIPLIADEVQTGVGRTGTFWAVEHSGVTPDVMVLSKAIGGSLPLAVVVYRDDLDVWEPGAHAGTFRGNQLAMAAGAATLAYVRENRLAERAAALGDRMIGQLRSLESDFDCVGEVRGRGLMIGVEFVEPEKPPATAGGPPPAAPELAAAVQRECLRRGLIVELGGRHAGVVRLLPPLTITDEQTTAVLDRLADAVAEVAKAPTGRRVPGARELPTGRTEQAVRTEHAG